taaagaagctgagcaaaagagggacaaacagctactggaccacgaggggagaattcgagagataagtgacaccataatatgaaacaacattagaataattgggattccagaagaagaagaaagagagatgggagcagaaggtatactggagagaattattggggagaatttccccaatatggcaaagggaatgaacatcaaaattcaggaggttcagagaatgcccctcaaaatcaataagaataggcccacaccccgtcacataatagtaaaatttacaagtctcagtgacaaagagaaaatcctgaaagcagcccaggaaaagaagtctgtaacatacaatggtaaaaatattagattggagctgacttatccacagagacctggcaggccagaaagagctggcatgatattttcagagcactaaacgagaaaaatatgcagccaagaatactatatccagctaggctatcattgaaaatagaaggagagattaaaagcttctaggaaaaaacaaaaactaaaagaatttgcaaacaccaaaccagctctacaggaaatcttgaaaggggtcctctaagcaaagagagagcctacaagtggtagatcagaaaggaacagagaccatatacagtaatagtcaccttacacgcaaaacaatggcactaaattcatatctctcaatagttaccctgaatgttaatgggctaaatgcccctgtctaaagacagagggtatcagaatggatataaaaacaaaacccatctatatgttgcctccaagaaactcattttaaccccgaagacacctccagatttaaagtgtgggggtggaaaagaatgtaccatgctaatggacatcagaagaaagcaggagtggcaatccttatatcagatcaattagattttaagccaaagactataataagagatgaggaaggacactatatcatactcaaagggtctgtcccacaagaagatctaacaattttaaatatctatgcccccaacgtgggagcagccaactatataaaccaattaataacaaaatcaaagaaacacatcaacaataatacaataatagtaggggactttaacactcccctcactgaaatggacagatcatccaagcaaaagatcagcaaggaaataaaggccttaaacgacacactggaccagatggacatcacagatatattcagaacatttaatcccaaagcaacagaatacacattcttctctagtgcacatggaacattctccaaaatagatcacgtcctcggtcctaaatcaggactcaaccggtatcaaaagattgggatcattccctgcatattttcaggccacaatgatctaaagctagaattcaaccacaaaaggaagtttggaaagaacccaaatacatggagactaaacagcatccttctaaagaatgaatgggtcaaccgggaaattaaagaagaattgaaaaaaagtcatggaaacaaatgataatgaaaatacaatcgttcaaaacctgtgggacacaacaaaggcagttctgagagggaaatatatagcggtacaagcctttcttaagaaacaagaaaggtctcaggtacacaacctaaccctacacctaaaggagctggagaaagaacaagaaagaaacgccaaacccagcaggaaaagagaaattataaagatcagagcagaaatcaatgaaatagaaaccaaaaaaacaatagaacaaatcaacgaaagtaggagctggttcttagaaagaattaatcaaattgataaacccctggcccgacttatcaaaaagaaaatagaaaaaaacccaaataaataaaatcatgaatgaaagaggaaagatcacaactaacaccaaagaaatacaaactattataagagcatactatgagcaactctacgccaacaaatttgacaatctggaagaaatggatgcattccaagaaacatataaactaccacaactgaaccaggaagaaatagaaagcctgaacagacccataaccagtaaagagattgaaacagtcattaaaaatctccaaacaaacaaaagcccagggccagacggcttcccgggggaattctaccaaacatttaaagaaaagctcattactattctcctgaaactgttccaaaaaatatcaatggaaggaaaacttgcaaactcattttatgaggccagctcaccttgatcccaaaaccagacaaagatcccatcaaaaaagagagatatagaccaatatccttgatgaacaccgatgcgaaaatactcaacaaaatactagccaataggattcaacagtacattaaaaggattattcaccatgaccaagtgggatttattccagggctgcaaggttggctcaacatccgcaaatcagtcaatgtgatacaacacatcaataaaagaaagaacaagaaccatatgatactctgaatagaagctgaaaaagcatttgacaaagtacagcatcccttcctcattaaaactcttcaaagtgtagggatagagggcacatacctcaatatcatcaaagccatctatgaaaaacccaccgcaaatatcattctcaatggagaaaaactgaaagcttttccgctaaggtcaggaacacggcagggatgtccattatcaccactgctattcaacatcgtactagaggtcctagcctcagcaatcagacaacaaaaggaaattaaaggcatccaaatcggcaaagaagaagtcaaattatcactcttcgcagatgatatgatactatatgtggaaaacccaaaagattccactccaaaactgctagaacttatacaggaattcggtagtgacaggatataaaatcaatgcacagaaatcacttgcatttctctacaccaacagcaagacagaagaaagggaaattaaggagtcaatcccatttacaattgcacccaaaaccataagatacctaggaataaacctaaccaaagagaaacagaatctatactcagaagactataaagtactcatgaaagaaattgaggaagacacaaagaaatggaaaaatgttccatgctcctggattggaagaataaatattgtgaaaatgtctatgctacctaaagcaatctacacatttaatgcaattcctatcaaagtaccatccatctttttgaaaaaaatggaacaaataattctaaaatttatatggaaccagaaaagacctcgaatagccaaagggatattaaaaaagaaagccaacgttggtagcatcacaattccggacttcaagctctattacaaagctgtcataatcaagacagcatggtactggtacaaaaacaggctcatagatcaatggaaaagaatagagagcccagaaatagaccctcaactctacggtcaactcatcttcgacaaagcaggaaagaatgtccaatggaaaaaagaaagcctcttcaataaatggtgctgggaaaattggacagccacatgcagaaaaatgaaattggaccatttccttacaccacacacaaaaatagactcagaatggatgaaggacctcaatgtgcaaaaggaatccatcaaaatccttgaggagaacacaggcagcaacctcttcgacctctgccgcagctacatcttcctaggaacaatgcaaaaggcaagggaagcaagggcaaaaatgaactattgggatttcatcaagatcaaaagcttttgcacagcaaaggaaacagttaacaaaatcaaaagacaactgacagaatgggagaagatatttgcaaacgacatatcagataaaggactagtgtccagaatctataaagaacttagcaaactcaacacccaaagaacaaataatccaatcaagaaatgggcagaggacatgaacagacatttctgcaaagaagacatccagatggccaacagacacatgaaaatgtgctccatatcactcggcatcagggaaatacaaatcaaaaccacaatgagatatcacctcacaccagtcagaatggctaaaatcaacaagtcaggaaatgacagatgctggcgaggatgcggagaaatgggaaccctcctacactgtcggtgggaatgcaagctggtgcagccactctggaaaacagcatggaggttcctcaaaatgttgaaaatagaactgccctatgacccagcaattgcactattgggtatttaccctaaagatacaaacgtagtgatccaaaggggcacgtgcacccgaatgtttatagcagcaatgtccacaatagccaaactatggaaagaacctagatgtccatctacagatgaatggataaagaagatgtggtatatatacacaatggaatactatgcagccatcaaaagaaatgaaatcttgccatttgcgacaacatggatggaactagagtgtatcatgcttaggaaaataagtcaagcagagaaagacaactatcatatgatctccctgatatgaggaagtggtgatgcaacatgggggcttatgtgggtaggagaagaatcaatgaaacaaaatgggatgggagggagacaaaccataagtgactcttaatctcacaatacctactgagggttcctggggggagggggattgggagaaggggggtgggtttatgcacattggggagggtgtgttctttggtgagtgctgtgaagtgtgtaaacctggtgattcacagacctgtacccctggggataaaaatatatgtttattaaaaaaaaaaaaaaggaatctttctgcccttcaacagacgaatggataaggaaaatgtggtccatatacactatggaatattatgcctccatcagaaaggatgaatatccaacttttgtagcaacatgcatgggactggaaaagattatgctgagtgaaataagtcaagcagagagagtcaattatcatatggtttcacttacttgtggagcataacaaatatcatggagtacatggggagttggagaggagaagggatttgggggaaattggaaggggaggtgaaccatgagagactatggactctgaaaaacaatctgaggggaatgaagaggtgggggggtgggaggttggggtaccaggtggtgggtattatagagggcacagattgcatggagcactgggtgtggtgcaaaaatattgaatactgttatggtgaaaataaatatatttaattaattaaaaaaaataataccaataataatagtaactggCATAGATAAGTCACAAGTCAACCATGAGACGaaattttctgagttttaattAGATCTAGATATTCAGGAAacaatttttatgttttgataTATTGGAAAATACTAGAACTGTTATGTGAATGACAGCGTCAGTATGgtggtttccattttcatttctacatgaaaaataatatttttcattgaGAAAATCTTAGCAAAAATGAGTTCACTTGACatttatgggaaaaaataaatagtaaaaaaagacaagttttgcacatttttaaagatttatttattttcagagagcgagagaaagagagagtaaaagtagaagagggacagagagagacagaaagagaaagagagaagcagactctctgctgagtgaagATCTTGTTTCAAGGCTCAGTTCCATAAGTTtgatatcatgacttgagccaaaactaagGTTCCAATGCTTTTAAGTAAGTCAGTAAGGAGCCATGACAAGTCttgtaattacatatatatttgcaaCACATATTTTTTCCAGACATGAGTAatatttctcttctaattttaGTCCTTCCACTCTTAGCATAAAATAATTTAGTTACTATACACTGATGAATGGATTTATAACCACGTGTTGGGTAAATATGAAAAGAGCTATGTCTATATTTTTACAAAGCAAAGTCTCTGAATCACTCTTCTCAGGGCCCCTATCACCTCCTTATTTCTCAGGCTGTAGATGATGGGGTTGAGCATTGGGGTCAGGATGGTGTAGAAGACAGCCAGAACCTTGTCCTCTGTTGGAGATCGGAAGGATCTTGGGCGTAGATAAGTATAAGCAAAAGGCACATAGTATAAAGTGACCACAGTGAGGTGGGTGCTACAGGTAGAataggttttcttccttccttctgttgacCGCATGTGGCAGATTGCAAGGAGAACACGGCCATAGGAAGATGCAATGCaaatgaaaggaaacacaagaaaGAGTGTGGTGCTCACAAACACTGTGTACTCATAGGCCCAGGTGTCCATGCAGGCTAGAGTCAACATGGCAGGGACATCACAAAAGAAATGGTTGATGGTCCTGGATTGACAATAAGGTATATGGAGGGCATATATAGTGTGGGCACAGGAGTTGACTGAGCCCATTAACCAAGATCCTGTTATCAtcaacacacacactcttttGTTCATACGAATGGAATaatgaagaggaaaacaaatagcCACATAACGATCATAGGCCATACATATCAGGAGCAATGCTTCTGCACCTCCTAAAGTCAAGAACAAGAAGCTCTGAACACCACACCCAATAATGGAGATAGTTTTGTTTCCAAACACAAAATTGGAAACCATCTTGGGGACGATGGTGGAAATGTAGTTTAGGTCAATGAGAGAGAGCTGACTGAGTAATAAATACATGGGTGTGTGGAGATGTGTGTCTAGGAAGATGAGGAGAATCATAGACAGGTTGCCAAACAGagcaattagaaaaataagaatgacgACAATAAAGAGGAATAGGCCAATTCTTGTTGGCGGGAACAACCCCAATAAGATGAAATCAGTTGATGTTTGAGTATAATTTCCATGGGGCATTGATAGGATCTTCCTAAAAGCAGACataaaaataagtcaaatgtAGAACAAAAAGCACATTTTAACGTATAGTTTTAAACATACtgtgtattatttaaaatgttacaacTCTTTTTAATTgccttggtttttaaattttttatttatttatttgacagacagatcacaagtaggcagagagacaggcagagagagagaggaggaagcagactccccactgagcagaaagcccgatgtggggcttaatcccaagaccctgggatcatgactggagctgaaggcagaggctttaacccactgagccacccaggtgcccctaaaatgttaCAACTCTTAAGTTAATGATTAAACTTTTCAATattggaaaaatgtatatatatatatatgtacatatatttatttatttatttattttttctccatccaACTTAAGTAGAGCCTTGAAGCATCCTTCTGGAGCAGGAGGAATGGGACTGTCCTGGACGGATGCCACTGAAGATGAGAAAGATGAGAGACTAAGGTCTCTTCAGAGGATACAAATTAGCACTTtatggactatatatatatagtccatcatatatatatatatatatatatatatatatatatacacacacacacacggaaacaAATTACCACTTTatgggttatatatatatatatccgtATACAATATACATAAAGAGATACAAAggatccatatatatatatatatatatatatccatatatatatggatacatatatatatggatacaAATTAGCACTTtatggactatatatatatatatataaaaatatatataaatatatataaagtctttagtgtatatatatatatacattctatatatatatataaatatatataaagtctttatatatatacacttttagcacTTTATagactctctctctatatatatatatataaatatatatataaagtctttagtgtatataaatatatatagagagagagtccATAAAGTGCTAATTTGTATCCAAATTAAGTACTAAAGTACTAAATTAATATACTAAAGACTttatagatattaaataaatatacataaaataaagtacTAAATTAAGTACtaaagactttatatatatatatatatatatatatatagttcataAAGTGGTAATGGACTatagactttatatatatatgaagtctatagtatatatatatgtatatatatatagtccataAAGTggactatatatatgtatatatggactataatGGACTATATATggactgtatatatatatatatatatatatatatggactttatatatatatggactttatatatatatggattttatatatataaagtccatatatatatatatagtccataATTTGCTAATTTGTAtccctatatatatatgtatc
This genomic interval from Mustela lutreola isolate mMusLut2 chromosome 5 unlocalized genomic scaffold, mMusLut2.pri SUPER_5_unloc_1, whole genome shotgun sequence contains the following:
- the LOC131822530 gene encoding olfactory receptor 2L3-like — protein: MVLSPERDPGWSGVVPEGSVAEVRKILSMPHGNYTQTSTDFILLGLFPPTRIGLFLFIVVILIFLIALFGNLSMILLIFLDTHLHTPMYLLLSQLSLIDLNYISTIVPKMVSNFVFGNKTISIIGCGVQSFLFLTLGGAEALLLICMAYDRYVAICFPLHYSIRMNKRVCVLMITGSWLMGSVNSCAHTIYALHIPYCQSRTINHFFCDVPAMLTLACMDTWAYEYTVFVSTTLFLVFPFICIASSYGRVLLAICHMRSTEGRKKTYSTCSTHLTVVTLYYVPFAYTYLRPRSFRSPTEDKVLAVFYTILTPMLNPIIYSLRNKEVIGALRRVIQRLCFVKI